The Strix aluco isolate bStrAlu1 chromosome Z, bStrAlu1.hap1, whole genome shotgun sequence genome contains a region encoding:
- the SEMA4D gene encoding semaphorin-4D isoform X1 yields the protein MTLCAFYVVWGLLLELAVAFGPVPRITWEHREVQLIHFHESEVSNYSTLLLSEDKDVLYVGAREVIFALNAVNIAEKQHELHWKVTEDKRTKCAVKGKSEQTECRNYVRVLQQLNDTFLYVCGTNAFQPTCDYLNLISFELGGKNEDGKGRCPFDPAQSYTSVMVDEELYSGTSYNFLGSEPIISRHSYQSPLRTEYAIPWLNEPSFVFADVIRADQNSTDGEDDKIYFFFTEVSVEYEFVGKLMIPRIARVCKRDQGGLRTLQKKWTSFLKARLICTIPDKNLIFNIINDVFILKSPTLKEPVIYGVFTPQLNNVGLSAVCAYNLSTVEEVFSKGKYMQSATVEQSHTKWVRYNGEIPNPRPGACINNEARASNYMSSLNLPDKTLQFVKDHPLMDDSVTPMGDRPRLVKRDVKYTQIVVDRVRALNGTIYDVMFISTDRGALHKAISYENGMHIIEETQLFPNFEPVQSLLLSSKKGRRYLYAGSNSGVVQSPVAFCDKYTTCVDCVLARDPYCAWKPLEASCIDIFKESEIERSWIQNIGGDASSCSDKVRENSLQHTFKHGSTAELKCSQKSNLAQVVWKFRDDVLRVESPKYRLLEKALLIFNLSEGDSGVYQCLSEEKVKNKKFSQVLAKHVLELKKIQHTTVGPTAAAAPTEGNSDVPKVSAVSTEGSTAHISTTHVVPVTTARIVTKPIGPVLTSAASNTELFNSIPDTVPEKTMFLKSNDNFLLMFLFLFFFILFLCLLSYNCYKGYLPGQCLKFRSVMLLGKKKTKSDFSDCEQSVKETLVEQGSVSHQSGEQPKPAHDTGYETEPDCGNGQLQLGDSLAPREAKDKPFDVKSSPFLDDTFQSPMQLETEAGAAQTISHLNCL from the exons ATGACTCTGTGTGCTTTTTATGTGGTTTGGGGTTTATTACTGGAACTGGCAGTAGCATTTGGGCCAGTACCGAGGATCACTTGGGAACACAGAG AGGTCCAGCTGATACATTTTCATGAATCAGAAGTGTCAAACTATTCAACCCTGCTGTTAAGTGAAGACAAAGATGTTCTATATGTAGGAGCCAGAGAAGTGATCTTTGCATTAAACGCAGTGAATATTGCTGAAAAGCAGCATGAG TTACATTGGAAGGTCACAGAAGATAAAAGGACTAAATGTGCAGTCAAGGGCAAATCAGAACAG ACAGAGTGTCGTAATTATGTGCGTGTCTTGCAACAGCTGAATGATACTTTTCTCTACGTGTGTGGAACTAATGCGTTTCAGCCAACATGTGATTACCTG AACTTAATTTCATTTGAACTTGGAGGTAAAAATGAAGATGGTAAAGGCAGATGCCCATTTGATCCTGCTCAAAGCTATACATCTGTTATGGTTG atgAGGAGCTTTATTCTGGAACGTCTTACAATTTCTTGGGAAGTGAACCTATCATTTCACGGCACTCTTATCAGAGCCCTCTGAGAACAGAGTATGCAATACCTTGGCTTAATG AGCCCAGTTTTGTTTTTGCTGATGTGATAAGAGCAGATCAAAACAGCACAGATGGAGAAGATGACAAGATATACTTCTTTTTCACTGAGGTGTCTGTGGAATATGAGTTTGTTGGAAAACTGATGATTCCAAGAATAGCTAGAGTGTGCAAG AGGGACCAAGGAGGATTAAGGACCTTGCAGAAGAAATGGACTTCCTTTCTCAAGGCCAGATTGATTTGTACCATCCCGgataagaatttaattttcaatattATCAATGACGTTTTTATTCTCAAGTCTCCAACTTTGAAGGAACCAGTGATATATGGAGTCTTTACCCCACAACT GAATAATGTGGGGCTGTCAGCAGTGTGCGCATACAATCTGTCTACTGTAGAAGAGGTTTTCTCAAAAGGTAAATATATGCAGAGTGCTACAGTAGAACAGTCTCATACAAAGTGGGTACGATACAATGGAGAAATTCCTAATCCACGACCTGGTGCG TGTATAAACAATGAAGCCAGAGCATCAAACTACATGAGTTCTCTGAACTTACCAGACAAAACATTGCAGTTTGTTAAAGATCATCCTCTAATGGATGACTCAGTGACTCCAATGGGAGACAGACCTCGGCTAGTAAAACGAGATGTGAAGTATACCCAGATTGTAGTAGACAGAGTCAGAGCACTCAATGGCACCatatatgatgtcatgttcatCAGTACAG ATCGAGGAGCCCTGCACAAAGCTATCAGCTATGAAAATGGAATGCATATTATTGAAGAAACACAGCTTTTTCCAAACTTTGAGCCAGTCCAAAGTCTCTTGCTTTCATCCAAAAAA ggcAGAAGATACCTCTATGCTGGTTCAAATTCTGGTGTGGTTCAGTCTCCGGTGGCATTCTGTGACAAGTATACCACTTGTGTTGACTGTGTTTTAGCAAGAGATCCTTACTGTGCTTGGAAACCGCTTGAAGCTTCCTGcattgatatttttaaagaaagtgaaaTTGAAAG GAGCTGGATTCAGAACATAGGTGGAGATGCTTCTTCTTGTTCTG ATAAAGTAAGAGAGAATTCCCTACAGCATACATTCAAGCATGGGAGCACAGCAGAACTCAAGTGTTCTCAAAAGTCCAATCTGGCACAGGTAGTTTGGAAGTTCAGAGATGACGTGCTGAGAGTGGAGAGTCCCAAGTACCGTCTCCTGGAAAAGGCACTGCTCATCTTCAATTTATCAGAAGGAGACAGTGGTGTTTACCAGTGTTTGTCAGAAGAAAAAGTGAAGAATAAGAAGTTTTCTCAAGTGCTGGCTAAGCATGTTTTGGAACTGAAAAAGATCCAGCATACCACGGTGGGCCCCACCGCAGCAGCTGCACCAACAGAAGGTAATAGTGATGTGCCGAAAGTGTCAGCTGTATCAACCGAGGGGTCTACCGCTCACATCTCAACCACTCATGTGGTACCAGTAACGACAGCAAGAATAGTAACAAAGCCCATTGGCCCTGTCTTAACAAGTGCAGCCTCCAACACAGAGCTCTTCAATTCAATTCCTGACACGGTCCCAGAAAAGACGATGTTTCTCAAGTCAAACGATAACTTCCTGTTGAtgttcctcttcctcttcttttttattctcttcttgtGCCTGCTCTCCTACAACTGTTACAAAGGGTACTTGCCAGGGCAGTGCTTGAAATTTCGCTCTGTCATGCTGCTTggtaagaagaaaacaaagtcagATTTTTCTGATTGTGAGCAAAGTGTGAAGGAGACATTGGTGGAGCAAGGCAGCGTCAGCCACCAGAGTGGGGAGCAGCCAAAGCCAGCCCACGACACCGGCTACGAGACTGAGCCTGACTGTGGGAACGGCCAGCTGCAGCTTGGGGATTCGCTGGCACCCCGAGAGGCCAAGGACAAGCCCTTTGATGTCAAGT CGTCACCCTTTCTGGATGACACCTTCCAATCTCCTATGCAACTGGAGACTGAAGCTGGAGCTGCTCAAACAATCAGTCATTTGAACTGTTTGTGA
- the SEMA4D gene encoding semaphorin-4D isoform X5, translating into MTLCAFYVVWGLLLELAVAFGPVPRITWEHREVQLIHFHESEVSNYSTLLLSEDKDVLYVGAREVIFALNAVNIAEKQHELHWKVTEDKRTKCAVKGKSEQTECRNYVRVLQQLNDTFLYVCGTNAFQPTCDYLNLISFELGGKNEDGKGRCPFDPAQSYTSVMVDEELYSGTSYNFLGSEPIISRHSYQSPLRTEYAIPWLNEPSFVFADVIRADQNSTDGEDDKIYFFFTEVSVEYEFVGKLMIPRIARVCKRDQGGLRTLQKKWTSFLKARLICTIPDKNLIFNIINDVFILKSPTLKEPVIYGVFTPQLNNVGLSAVCAYNLSTVEEVFSKGKYMQSATVEQSHTKWVRYNGEIPNPRPGACINNEARASNYMSSLNLPDKTLQFVKDHPLMDDSVTPMGDRPRLVKRDVKYTQIVVDRVRALNGTIYDVMFISTDRGALHKAISYENGMHIIEETQLFPNFEPVQSLLLSSKKGRRYLYAGSNSGVVQSPVAFCDKYTTCVDCVLARDPYCAWKPLEASCIDIFKESEIERSWIQNIGGDASSCSDKVRENSLQHTFKHGSTAELKCSQKSNLAQVVWKFRDDVLRVESPKYRLLEKALLIFNLSEGDSGVYQCLSEEKVKNKKFSQVLAKHVLELKKIQHTTVGPTAAAAPTEASPFLDDTFQSPMQLETEAGAAQTISHLNCL; encoded by the exons ATGACTCTGTGTGCTTTTTATGTGGTTTGGGGTTTATTACTGGAACTGGCAGTAGCATTTGGGCCAGTACCGAGGATCACTTGGGAACACAGAG AGGTCCAGCTGATACATTTTCATGAATCAGAAGTGTCAAACTATTCAACCCTGCTGTTAAGTGAAGACAAAGATGTTCTATATGTAGGAGCCAGAGAAGTGATCTTTGCATTAAACGCAGTGAATATTGCTGAAAAGCAGCATGAG TTACATTGGAAGGTCACAGAAGATAAAAGGACTAAATGTGCAGTCAAGGGCAAATCAGAACAG ACAGAGTGTCGTAATTATGTGCGTGTCTTGCAACAGCTGAATGATACTTTTCTCTACGTGTGTGGAACTAATGCGTTTCAGCCAACATGTGATTACCTG AACTTAATTTCATTTGAACTTGGAGGTAAAAATGAAGATGGTAAAGGCAGATGCCCATTTGATCCTGCTCAAAGCTATACATCTGTTATGGTTG atgAGGAGCTTTATTCTGGAACGTCTTACAATTTCTTGGGAAGTGAACCTATCATTTCACGGCACTCTTATCAGAGCCCTCTGAGAACAGAGTATGCAATACCTTGGCTTAATG AGCCCAGTTTTGTTTTTGCTGATGTGATAAGAGCAGATCAAAACAGCACAGATGGAGAAGATGACAAGATATACTTCTTTTTCACTGAGGTGTCTGTGGAATATGAGTTTGTTGGAAAACTGATGATTCCAAGAATAGCTAGAGTGTGCAAG AGGGACCAAGGAGGATTAAGGACCTTGCAGAAGAAATGGACTTCCTTTCTCAAGGCCAGATTGATTTGTACCATCCCGgataagaatttaattttcaatattATCAATGACGTTTTTATTCTCAAGTCTCCAACTTTGAAGGAACCAGTGATATATGGAGTCTTTACCCCACAACT GAATAATGTGGGGCTGTCAGCAGTGTGCGCATACAATCTGTCTACTGTAGAAGAGGTTTTCTCAAAAGGTAAATATATGCAGAGTGCTACAGTAGAACAGTCTCATACAAAGTGGGTACGATACAATGGAGAAATTCCTAATCCACGACCTGGTGCG TGTATAAACAATGAAGCCAGAGCATCAAACTACATGAGTTCTCTGAACTTACCAGACAAAACATTGCAGTTTGTTAAAGATCATCCTCTAATGGATGACTCAGTGACTCCAATGGGAGACAGACCTCGGCTAGTAAAACGAGATGTGAAGTATACCCAGATTGTAGTAGACAGAGTCAGAGCACTCAATGGCACCatatatgatgtcatgttcatCAGTACAG ATCGAGGAGCCCTGCACAAAGCTATCAGCTATGAAAATGGAATGCATATTATTGAAGAAACACAGCTTTTTCCAAACTTTGAGCCAGTCCAAAGTCTCTTGCTTTCATCCAAAAAA ggcAGAAGATACCTCTATGCTGGTTCAAATTCTGGTGTGGTTCAGTCTCCGGTGGCATTCTGTGACAAGTATACCACTTGTGTTGACTGTGTTTTAGCAAGAGATCCTTACTGTGCTTGGAAACCGCTTGAAGCTTCCTGcattgatatttttaaagaaagtgaaaTTGAAAG GAGCTGGATTCAGAACATAGGTGGAGATGCTTCTTCTTGTTCTG ATAAAGTAAGAGAGAATTCCCTACAGCATACATTCAAGCATGGGAGCACAGCAGAACTCAAGTGTTCTCAAAAGTCCAATCTGGCACAGGTAGTTTGGAAGTTCAGAGATGACGTGCTGAGAGTGGAGAGTCCCAAGTACCGTCTCCTGGAAAAGGCACTGCTCATCTTCAATTTATCAGAAGGAGACAGTGGTGTTTACCAGTGTTTGTCAGAAGAAAAAGTGAAGAATAAGAAGTTTTCTCAAGTGCTGGCTAAGCATGTTTTGGAACTGAAAAAGATCCAGCATACCACGGTGGGCCCCACCGCAGCAGCTGCACCAACAGAAG CGTCACCCTTTCTGGATGACACCTTCCAATCTCCTATGCAACTGGAGACTGAAGCTGGAGCTGCTCAAACAATCAGTCATTTGAACTGTTTGTGA
- the SEMA4D gene encoding semaphorin-4D isoform X3, producing MTLCAFYVVWGLLLELAVAFGPVPRITWEHREVQLIHFHESEVSNYSTLLLSEDKDVLYVGAREVIFALNAVNIAEKQHELHWKVTEDKRTKCAVKGKSEQTECRNYVRVLQQLNDTFLYVCGTNAFQPTCDYLNLISFELGGKNEDGKGRCPFDPAQSYTSVMVDEELYSGTSYNFLGSEPIISRHSYQSPLRTEYAIPWLNEPSFVFADVIRADQNSTDGEDDKIYFFFTEVSVEYEFVGKLMIPRIARVCKRDQGGLRTLQKKWTSFLKARLICTIPDKNLIFNIINDVFILKSPTLKEPVIYGVFTPQLNNVGLSAVCAYNLSTVEEVFSKGKYMQSATVEQSHTKWVRYNGEIPNPRPGACINNEARASNYMSSLNLPDKTLQFVKDHPLMDDSVTPMGDRPRLVKRDVKYTQIVVDRVRALNGTIYDVMFISTDRGALHKAISYENGMHIIEETQLFPNFEPVQSLLLSSKKGRRYLYAGSNSGVVQSPVAFCDKYTTCVDCVLARDPYCAWKPLEASCIDIFKESEIERSWIQNIGGDASSCSDKVRENSLQHTFKHGSTAELKCSQKSNLAQVVWKFRDDVLRVESPKYRLLEKALLIFNLSEGDSGVYQCLSEEKVKNKKFSQVLAKHVLELKKIQHTTVGPTAAAAPTEASSPIPFPPTGTSFLSCVGSDSPPSLTSTQPDVWSSTDPVKVILLPPFLSDQAQHVSVRGPFRLFCQATAFLKWMTKSG from the exons ATGACTCTGTGTGCTTTTTATGTGGTTTGGGGTTTATTACTGGAACTGGCAGTAGCATTTGGGCCAGTACCGAGGATCACTTGGGAACACAGAG AGGTCCAGCTGATACATTTTCATGAATCAGAAGTGTCAAACTATTCAACCCTGCTGTTAAGTGAAGACAAAGATGTTCTATATGTAGGAGCCAGAGAAGTGATCTTTGCATTAAACGCAGTGAATATTGCTGAAAAGCAGCATGAG TTACATTGGAAGGTCACAGAAGATAAAAGGACTAAATGTGCAGTCAAGGGCAAATCAGAACAG ACAGAGTGTCGTAATTATGTGCGTGTCTTGCAACAGCTGAATGATACTTTTCTCTACGTGTGTGGAACTAATGCGTTTCAGCCAACATGTGATTACCTG AACTTAATTTCATTTGAACTTGGAGGTAAAAATGAAGATGGTAAAGGCAGATGCCCATTTGATCCTGCTCAAAGCTATACATCTGTTATGGTTG atgAGGAGCTTTATTCTGGAACGTCTTACAATTTCTTGGGAAGTGAACCTATCATTTCACGGCACTCTTATCAGAGCCCTCTGAGAACAGAGTATGCAATACCTTGGCTTAATG AGCCCAGTTTTGTTTTTGCTGATGTGATAAGAGCAGATCAAAACAGCACAGATGGAGAAGATGACAAGATATACTTCTTTTTCACTGAGGTGTCTGTGGAATATGAGTTTGTTGGAAAACTGATGATTCCAAGAATAGCTAGAGTGTGCAAG AGGGACCAAGGAGGATTAAGGACCTTGCAGAAGAAATGGACTTCCTTTCTCAAGGCCAGATTGATTTGTACCATCCCGgataagaatttaattttcaatattATCAATGACGTTTTTATTCTCAAGTCTCCAACTTTGAAGGAACCAGTGATATATGGAGTCTTTACCCCACAACT GAATAATGTGGGGCTGTCAGCAGTGTGCGCATACAATCTGTCTACTGTAGAAGAGGTTTTCTCAAAAGGTAAATATATGCAGAGTGCTACAGTAGAACAGTCTCATACAAAGTGGGTACGATACAATGGAGAAATTCCTAATCCACGACCTGGTGCG TGTATAAACAATGAAGCCAGAGCATCAAACTACATGAGTTCTCTGAACTTACCAGACAAAACATTGCAGTTTGTTAAAGATCATCCTCTAATGGATGACTCAGTGACTCCAATGGGAGACAGACCTCGGCTAGTAAAACGAGATGTGAAGTATACCCAGATTGTAGTAGACAGAGTCAGAGCACTCAATGGCACCatatatgatgtcatgttcatCAGTACAG ATCGAGGAGCCCTGCACAAAGCTATCAGCTATGAAAATGGAATGCATATTATTGAAGAAACACAGCTTTTTCCAAACTTTGAGCCAGTCCAAAGTCTCTTGCTTTCATCCAAAAAA ggcAGAAGATACCTCTATGCTGGTTCAAATTCTGGTGTGGTTCAGTCTCCGGTGGCATTCTGTGACAAGTATACCACTTGTGTTGACTGTGTTTTAGCAAGAGATCCTTACTGTGCTTGGAAACCGCTTGAAGCTTCCTGcattgatatttttaaagaaagtgaaaTTGAAAG GAGCTGGATTCAGAACATAGGTGGAGATGCTTCTTCTTGTTCTG ATAAAGTAAGAGAGAATTCCCTACAGCATACATTCAAGCATGGGAGCACAGCAGAACTCAAGTGTTCTCAAAAGTCCAATCTGGCACAGGTAGTTTGGAAGTTCAGAGATGACGTGCTGAGAGTGGAGAGTCCCAAGTACCGTCTCCTGGAAAAGGCACTGCTCATCTTCAATTTATCAGAAGGAGACAGTGGTGTTTACCAGTGTTTGTCAGAAGAAAAAGTGAAGAATAAGAAGTTTTCTCAAGTGCTGGCTAAGCATGTTTTGGAACTGAAAAAGATCCAGCATACCACGGTGGGCCCCACCGCAGCAGCTGCACCAACAGAAG CCTCATCTCCTATACCTTTCCCTCCTACTGGTACCTCCTTTTTGTCCTGTGTGGGAAGTGATTCACCTCCTTCACTCACCAGTACCCAGCCTGATGTTTGGTCTAGCACAGACCCTGTAAAGGTCATATTGTTGCCACCTTTCCTAAGTGACCAGGCACAGCATGTTAGTGTCCGGGGACCCTTTCGTCTCTTCTGCCAAGCCACAG